DNA from Actinomyces sp. oral taxon 897:
CCCGCTCCCGCCCGCCTCCCCCAACCGCGCGAGAACGGTACTTATTGCTCGTGAGAACGGTACTTGTTCCCCACGACCCGGGCCAGCTAGCGCTGGCAGCACCCGTCTGGTAGCCGTTGCCCTGCCACCCCGCGTGCCCGCCCGGACCTCCGCACGAGGGCGGTGGGCGTCCTCGGTCAGCGGGCACGTGCCATGGTGCCCGCAGGGTCGGCCTGGTCGGGGGCCAGGCCCCTCCACGCGACCAGACGTGCGCCGCTCCTGCACAGGGACGGGGCGGGAGCGGGTCCTTCACGGAGCGCCGGTGCTCCTGCGGGAACGCCGTGAGCGCCCCGTTCTCAGTACGAACAAGTACCGTTCTCGCGACGAACAAGTACCGTTCTCGCGGTACCCGGCTGTGAGCAAGGTGACGGCAGGAGGGCGTCCCGGCAATTGCATGTCTATGCAGAAAACTGTATGTTTCACGTATGAGCTGGACAGCAGCGGTCGCCGGAGCGACCGGTTACGCCGGGGGAGAGGTCCTGCGCCTCCTGGCCTCGCACCCCTACCTGGAGGTCGGTGCGCTCACCGCCTCCTCCAGCGCCGGCACCCGTCTCGGTGAGCACCACCCCCACCTGGCCGCCCTGGCCCGACGCCGGGTGGAGCCCACCGACGTCGCCCACCTGCTGGACCACGACGTCGTCGTGCTGGCCCTGCCGCACGGGGCCTCAGGGGCCGTCACCGCCGCCCTGGAGGAGGCGGGGGCCGCCGCCGGTCACACCCCCCTGCTCCTGGACTGCGGGGCCGACCACCGCCTGACTAGCGCCAGGGCCTGGGAGGACTACTACGGTCCCGGCTTCTGCCCGCCCTGGACCTACGGCATGCCCGAGCTCCTGCACGCCGGGGAGACCACCGCCACCGCCCAGCGCCGCGCCCTGGCCAGCACCCGGCACGTCGCCGTGCCCGGGTGCAACGTCACCGCCGTGACCCTGGCCGTCCAGCCGGGCGTCGCCGCGGGCCTGCTGGACCCCGGCGCCCTGACCGCGGTCCTGGCCGTGGGCTACTCCGGGGCCGGCAGAGCGCTCAGGCCCCACCTGACGGCCTCGGCCGCCCTGGGAGGTGCCCAGCCCTACGCCGTCGGCGGCACCCACCGCCACATCCCCGAGGTCGTCCAGAACCTGGAGGTCGCCGGCGCCCCCGCCGGGTCGGTGCGCCTGTCCCTGACCCCCGTCCTGGTCCCCATGAGCCGCGGCATCCTGGCCACCGTCACCGCCCCGGTGTCCGACGCCGTCGCCAGCGCCCCCGACCCCCAGGCCCTTCTGCGTGCCCCCTGGGAGGCCGCCTACGGCCCCGCTGGTACGGTCGGCGGTACGCAGGGCACAGAGGGTGCCCCGGCCAGCGGCCCCGGTACCCCGGCCGACGGCGGTCCTGGCGTGAACCCGGCCGAGGGCGAGCCCGCCCCGACCGGCGGCGAGGCCCTGGTCAACCTCCTGGAGCCGGGCACCTGGCCCACCACCGGGGCGGTCCTGGGCTCGGGCCTGGCGACCGTCCAGGTCACCTACGACGCCCGCGCCGGGGTCGCCACTATGCTGTGCGCCATTGACAACCTGGGCAAGGGGACCGCCTCCGCCGCCCTCCAGTGCCTCAACCTCGCCCTCGGCCTGCCCGAGGACACCGGCGTTATCACCGAAGGAGTCGCCCCATGAGCGTGACCACCGCCACAGGCTTCCGGGCCGCTGGAGTCGTCGCCGGGCTCAAGCGCTCGGGCAAGCCGGACCTGGCCCTGGTCGTCAACGACGGCCCCCTGGACGTGGCCGCAGGCGTCTTCACCACCAACCGGGTGGTGGCCGCCCCGGTGGTCTGGTCCCGCCAGGCGGTCGCCGACGGCGCCGCCCGCGCCGTCGTCCTGAACTCCGGCTCCGCCAACGCCTGCACCGGCGCCGCCGGCTACGCCGACACCGTGGCCACCGCCGAGAAGGTCGCCGGCCTGCTGGGGTGCCGTGCCCAGGACGTGCTGGTGTGCTCCACCGGCGTCATCGGCGAGCCCATCGCCATGCCCGCGCTCCTGGCGGGCACGGAGGTCGCCGCCAGCGAGCTCGCCGCCACCACCCAGGCCGCCCACTGGGCCGCCCTGGCCATTATGACCACGGACACGGTCCCCAAGGAGGACGCCCTGACCGTCTCCGGCTCCCAGGGGAGCTGGTCCGTGGGGGGCATGATCAAGGGCGTGGGCATGCTCGCCCCCGGCATGGCCACCGTCCTGGGGGTGCTCACCACCGACGCCGTCGTGACGCCGGAGGTGGCGGCCCGGGTGCTGGCGTCGGCGGCAGGGCGCACCGTCAACCGCATTAACTCCGACGGCTGCATGTCCACCAACGACTCCGTCCTCCTGCTGGCCTCCGGCGCCTCGGGCGTGTCCCCCGACCCCGGGGAGCTCCAGGAGGCCGTCACCGAGGTCCTGGGCCGCCTGGGCCGCCGCCTGGTGGCCGACGCCGAGGGCGCCACCCACGACATTGCCGTCACCGTGACCGGCGCCGTCAGCGAGGCCGCCGCACTGGCCGCCGCCCGCACGGTGTCCTCCTCCAACCTCCTCAAGTGCGCCGTCGCCGGGCAGGATCCCAACTGGGGCCGGGTCCTGGCCCAGCTCGGCACCGTCCCGGAGGAGGTCTGCCCCTTTGACCCCGGGCAGGTGGACGTGGCCATGAACGGGGTGACGATCTTCGCCCACGGGGCCCTGGGGAGCGACCGCTCCGAGGTGGACATGAGCCCCCGGGAGACCCGCATCGACATCAGCCTCAACGCGGGCGACGCGACGGCCACCGTCTGGACCAACGACCTCACCCACGGCTACGTCACCATTAACGCGGACTACACCACATGAGCACCACCCACCTGACCGACTCCCTGACCCCTACCCAGAAGGCCTCCGTGCTCCTGGAGGCCATGCCCTGGCTGCGCGCCTACCGGGGCGCCACCGTCGTCATCAAGTACGGCGGCAACGCCATGG
Protein-coding regions in this window:
- a CDS encoding N-acetyl-gamma-glutamyl-phosphate reductase; the encoded protein is MSWTAAVAGATGYAGGEVLRLLASHPYLEVGALTASSSAGTRLGEHHPHLAALARRRVEPTDVAHLLDHDVVVLALPHGASGAVTAALEEAGAAAGHTPLLLDCGADHRLTSARAWEDYYGPGFCPPWTYGMPELLHAGETTATAQRRALASTRHVAVPGCNVTAVTLAVQPGVAAGLLDPGALTAVLAVGYSGAGRALRPHLTASAALGGAQPYAVGGTHRHIPEVVQNLEVAGAPAGSVRLSLTPVLVPMSRGILATVTAPVSDAVASAPDPQALLRAPWEAAYGPAGTVGGTQGTEGAPASGPGTPADGGPGVNPAEGEPAPTGGEALVNLLEPGTWPTTGAVLGSGLATVQVTYDARAGVATMLCAIDNLGKGTASAALQCLNLALGLPEDTGVITEGVAP
- the argJ gene encoding bifunctional glutamate N-acetyltransferase/amino-acid acetyltransferase ArgJ — protein: MSVTTATGFRAAGVVAGLKRSGKPDLALVVNDGPLDVAAGVFTTNRVVAAPVVWSRQAVADGAARAVVLNSGSANACTGAAGYADTVATAEKVAGLLGCRAQDVLVCSTGVIGEPIAMPALLAGTEVAASELAATTQAAHWAALAIMTTDTVPKEDALTVSGSQGSWSVGGMIKGVGMLAPGMATVLGVLTTDAVVTPEVAARVLASAAGRTVNRINSDGCMSTNDSVLLLASGASGVSPDPGELQEAVTEVLGRLGRRLVADAEGATHDIAVTVTGAVSEAAALAAARTVSSSNLLKCAVAGQDPNWGRVLAQLGTVPEEVCPFDPGQVDVAMNGVTIFAHGALGSDRSEVDMSPRETRIDISLNAGDATATVWTNDLTHGYVTINADYTT